One genomic region from Bos javanicus breed banteng chromosome 14, ARS-OSU_banteng_1.0, whole genome shotgun sequence encodes:
- the MTFR1 gene encoding mitochondrial fission regulator 1, producing the protein MLGWIKRLIRMIFQQVGSMQSVLWSGKPYGSSRSIVRKIGTNLSLIQCPRVQFQLTSPTTEWSSSPSGEDAVVSFADVGWVAEEEGECSTRQRIEVRSRPTLQDDLPFFEKPHSRQPSLPTLSPEEPPLQTSTLANEEALQKICALESELAALRAQIAKIVTLQEQQNLSAGDVESTRPAAAAAPSVPPAPPLPPPPPPPPLPSPGLQQSTSAIDLIKERRRRNASAGKTPVKNSPKKTDLPNMLEILKDMNSVKLRSVKRSEQDTKPKPADAADPAALIAEALKKKFAYRYRSDSQGEAEKGIQKSESEATSERVLFGPHMLKSTGKMKALIENASTS; encoded by the exons ATGCTTGGCTGGATTAAACGCCTAATTAGGATGATTTTTCAACAGGTTGGAAGCATGCAATCG gTTCTTTGGTCTGGGAAGCCATATGGGTCATCTCGGAGTATTGTAAGGAAAATTGGTACCAATTTATCTCTGATCCAGTGTCCAAGAGTTCAGTTTCAG CTGACCAGCCCTACGACAGAATGGAGCTCTAGCCCCTCGGGAGAGGATGCAGTGGTGTCTTTTGCTGATGTGGGATGGGTAGCTGAAGAAGAAGGAGAGTGTTCAACAAGACAAAG GATAGAGGTCCGGTCAAGGCCAACCCTTCAGGATGATCTTCCTTTCTTTGAGAAGCCCCACAGCAGGCAGCCATCCTTACCCACCCTGTCTCCAGAAGAGCCTCCGCTGCAGACCTCGACGCTGGCCAATGAGGAAGCGCTGCAGAAGATCTGTGCCCTTGAAAGTGAGCTTGCTGCCCTCAGAGCTCAGATTGCCAAGATCGTGACCCTCCAGGAACAGCAGAACCTCAGTGCAG GTGACGTAGAATCCACCAGGCCTGCCGCCGCAGCAGCACCCTCCGTCCCGCCAGCGCCCCCACTGCCGCCCCCTCCGCcgccgcctcccctcccctcaccggGGCTCCAGCAGAGCACTTCTGCTATTGATCTGATAAAAGAGCGAAGACGGAGAAACGCCTCTGCTGGGAAGACCCCGGTCAAGAACAGTCCAAAGAAAACAGACCTGCCCAACATGCTGGAGATCCTGAAAGACATGAACAGCGTGAAACTGCGATCGGTAAAAAG GTCAGAACAAGACACAAAGCCCAAGCCGGCAGATGCTGCTGACCCTGCTGCCCTCATAGCAGAGGCGCTGAAAAAGAAGTTTGCTTATCGGTATCGAAGCGATAGTCAAGGTGAAGCTGAGAAAGGAATCCAAAAGTCTGAATCAGAGGCCACCTCCGAGAGAGTGTTG tTTGGTCCACACATGTTGAAGTCTACTGGAAAAATGAAGGCTTTAATTGAAAATGCTTCAACTTCCTAA